The window CCCCTTGGTTCGCCAGCTGTGCGCCGTTACTCAGCGGATAGCTGACGACGCCGCTGCGGAAGTCTCCGCCATGCAGCCAGACCATGACTGGCTTAGGCGCATCGGGCGCGCCTATTGGCGAGGAGGGCGTCCAGACATTGAGCGTCAGACAGTCTTCACTGACTGAGGGCGCTGGCAGTCTGGTATTGGGGTCTTCTTGCGCGGATTGGGCGCACGCCGGGCCAAACTGAGACGTAACGCGTACGCCGCTCCAGGGCTGAACCGGCTGCGGCCGCCGCCAGCGGTTTTCTTTGATCGGCGGCGCGGCGTAGGGAATGCCTTTGAAAGCGTGTACGCCAAGTTCGTTTACGCCTCTGATCAGACCTGATTTGGTCTGCGCCAGCGGGCCGTTAAGGTCTTCCGCCTGGGCGCTGGACAGTAATAACCCGGAAAGCAGCATCGCTTTGGCCAATGTTGTTAAGACTTTGTATCCGGTGTTTCCTGAGTGCATTCTAAAACCCTTGAACTATTGACCAGGCAGATAAATAGCGTCCTTCTATTTGTCTGCAACGACAGGGCCTGCACAGGTCAGGCCCTGTCTCCCGCGGCTTGACGCCGCGCAGGCGCATCCCTGCGCCTGCGTATTAACATGGCGTTGATTTATGGGCGGTTTGCGCCGTGCTTGCTATAGTCCATTTGTTATATTTTGGCGGCGTGATTTAAAAGTCTTTTATAGTCAGGGCGTTAGGAAGCCCGGTATGGATGGTGACGCAGGGTGGTTGCGCGGCTTGTATTTATATCCCGCGTCACCCATTAATAGTTTTCAATGGATATCCCGTTTGCAGCCGGATATAACAGTGAGTCGTTTAATGCGCTCCATGCAACGTCTGAGTCATGTCTCATGAATATCGATGAAATCAAACACTACTGTCTTTCACTTCCCGGTGTGGAGCGGATTGAGTATGGCGAGCCTTCCAATATACTGGTGTTTTACGTGCTGGGACGGAAGTTCGCCTATTTTAAAACCAGCGCGCCGGAACGCTGGCGTTTCAGTGTGAGAACCACCCCCGAGCGCTTTCTGGAATTGACGGATCAGGAAGGGGTGAAACCGGCGCGCTACATGCACCGGTTTCACTGGGTGTCTATCGTGGACGCCGCCGCGTTTAACGAAGACTATCTGCGTGAGCTGGTCGACTGGTCCTACGACAAAGCCGCCGCGGGATTGCCGAAAAAGCGTCGTCTGGCGTTGGCGCAGCTGTCCTCGGACGCATAAAGCGGAGCGCGGCGGACTAAGGCGCTACTTGGTCCAACTGTCGATAATTTCCTGCAGTTTGCCGCTTTGCTTCAATTGCTCTACCGCCGCTTTCATCTTCGAGATGAAGTCTTCGCGATAGGGAAAGCTCTGGTTCTTGGTATTTGAAAACGCCAGGTAAGCGACCTCTTCACTGATGACCGCCGCCGGTTCGATCTTCAGGTCTTTCAGAGTCGGGTCGGATCGGTTGTTTTCCAGCGTCCACATGACGGATAGCTTGTCGTTGGGATGACCGTCTATGCGTCCCGCCGCCATTTTTTTCAGGTTGGCGACGATGTCGGAGGCCTGACTCATGGTGAACATGGCTTTCTCTTCGTCAGACAAAGTGGCGTAACCGCTTTGCAATCCAATGCGCATGCCTTTGAAGTCATCCGGCCACTTGCTCAATGACTT is drawn from Hahella sp. KA22 and contains these coding sequences:
- a CDS encoding MmcQ/YjbR family DNA-binding protein, which encodes MNIDEIKHYCLSLPGVERIEYGEPSNILVFYVLGRKFAYFKTSAPERWRFSVRTTPERFLELTDQEGVKPARYMHRFHWVSIVDAAAFNEDYLRELVDWSYDKAAAGLPKKRRLALAQLSSDA
- a CDS encoding ABC transporter substrate-binding protein encodes the protein MKRIILFAALMLGFVGFAAAQSVTLLMDEAYPPYSYAENGKPKGIYVDIIMEAAKLAPDYTITLKPLPWKRALAQMESGEEFALFPPYYRPEDRPWMDYSIPLLTETVAMFVTQDMASKKSLSKWPDDFKGMRIGLQSGYATLSDEEKAMFTMSQASDIVANLKKMAAGRIDGHPNDKLSVMWTLENNRSDPTLKDLKIEPAAVISEEVAYLAFSNTKNQSFPYREDFISKMKAAVEQLKQSGKLQEIIDSWTK